One Scomber japonicus isolate fScoJap1 chromosome 1, fScoJap1.pri, whole genome shotgun sequence DNA window includes the following coding sequences:
- the LOC128361602 gene encoding ras association domain-containing protein 10-like, with protein MEPPESKISVWVCREEKLISSLSKRTTCADVVKVLLEDQGTQLSGCSQPYCIVEKWRGFERILPNKTKILRLWMAWGEEQRNVKFVLVKSEASLANHGTRSAEARVVLSKQSPCVSKGTVRSPISGISSEKQRRIVRKAFRKLEKINKKRAQASHRDASSAEKMETLVHLVISQDHTIRQQIQRITDLDTDIERCEAKVHFDRIKRHGNNYVQDTYLLDNAETSSREGDKLCSAVTVAKFEEYVRQCEELVRLQEELWDQEAHIDIITVQIQEELNHRWMQRRQEELHNKDAEPGEGAPYVPGTESDRSENQLLLERERIKTQLDASLYIGLRLNTDLEAIRSDLELTQEICEAREKEMRDLLEKVNILAIEEGAASEGRCRPSHGTDDKMRMMITLDRKSEWVEQARGLSKSHSVNDDDSDTGLSSLHSQDSDSHPVWESLV; from the coding sequence ATGGAGCCACCGGAGAGTAAGATATCAGTGTGGGTCTGCCGGGAGGAAAAGCTCATCTCCAGCTTGTCAAAGCGCACAACCTGCGCTGATGTTGTCAAAGTTCTTCTGGAGGACCAGGGCACGCAGCTGTCTGGCTGCTCACAGCCTTACTGCATCGTGGAGAAATGGAGAGGTTTCGAGAGGATTTTGCCGAACAAAACCAAGATTTTACGGTTGTGGATGGCGtggggagaggagcagaggaacgTGAAGTTTGTGCTGGTGAAAAGCGAGGCGTCTCTGGCGAACCACGGAACCCGGAGCGCAGAGGCTCGTGTGGTGCTCAGCAAACAGAGTCCCTGTGTTTCCAAAGGGACCGTGCGCTCTCCCATCAGTGGCATCTCATCCGAAAAGCAGCGCCGGATTGTCAGGAAAGCTTTCAGAAAGTTGGAGAAGATCAATAAAAAGAGGGCGCAGGCGTCGCACAGAGACGCGTCTTCTGCTGAAAAGATGGAAACTTTGGTGCATCTTGTGATTTCTCAGGATCATACAATCCGCCAGCAGATTCAGAGGATTACTGATCTGGACACTGACATTGAAAGGTGCGAGGCAAAAGTGCATTTTGACAGAATTAAAAGGCACGGGAATAATTATGTGCAAGACACGTATTTACTGGATAATGCTGAGACTTCCAGCCGAGAGGGAGACAAACTATGTTCAGCGGTGACTGTGGCCAAGTTTGAAGAGTATGTTCGGCAGTGTGAGGAGCTGGTGAGACTACAAGAGGAACTGTGGGATCAGGAGGCTCACATAGACATCATCACGGTGCAGATTCAGGAGGAGCTGAATCACCGCTGGATGCAGAGGAGGCAAGAGGAGCTGCACAACAAAGACGCAGAGCCCGGTGAGGGCGCACCATATGTCCCCGGCACCGAGTCTGACAGATCAGAAAACCAGCTGCTtttggaaagagagaggatCAAAACGCAACTAGATGCGAGTTTATACATCGGCCTGCGCCTCAACACGGATTTAGAAGCTATTAGGAGCGATTTAGAGTTGACCCAGGAGATTTGCGAGGcgagagagaaggagatgaggGATTTGCTGGAGAAAGTGAACATTTTGGCCATAGAGGAAGGGGCAGCCAGTGAGGGAAGATGTAGGCCTAGTCACGGGACAGATGATAAAATGAGGATGATGATCACTTTGGACAGGAAAAGCGAGTGGGTGGAGCAGGCCAGGGGTCTGTCCAAATCTCACAGTGTGAACGACGACGACTCAGACACTGGCTTAAGCTCTTTGCATAGTCAGGACTCAGACAGCCACCCGGTGTGGGAGTCACTtgtttag